Proteins encoded in a region of the Methylobacterium radiotolerans JCM 2831 genome:
- the mntR gene encoding manganese-binding transcriptional regulator MntR, which yields MQEPSEPGSPETVLVDPERHVESFRQAREARRSELVEDYVELIDDLIGDGGEARQVDIAARLGVAQPTVAKMLKRLCEDGFVQQRPYRGVFLTEAGRRLAAQARERHRIVERFLCALGVSPETARRDAEGIEHHVSAETLAAFRAFAERHGGA from the coding sequence ATGCAGGAACCGTCCGAGCCGGGCTCGCCCGAGACCGTGCTGGTCGATCCCGAGCGCCACGTGGAGAGCTTCCGCCAGGCCCGCGAGGCGCGGCGCTCGGAGCTCGTGGAGGATTACGTCGAGTTGATCGACGACCTGATCGGCGACGGCGGCGAGGCGCGGCAGGTGGACATCGCGGCCCGGCTCGGCGTGGCGCAGCCGACCGTCGCCAAGATGCTGAAGCGCCTGTGCGAGGACGGCTTCGTGCAGCAGCGGCCCTATCGCGGCGTGTTCCTGACCGAGGCCGGCCGCCGGCTCGCCGCGCAGGCCCGGGAGCGCCACCGCATCGTCGAGCGCTTCCTGTGCGCGCTGGGGGTGAGCCCCGAGACCGCCCGGCGGGACGCGGAGGGGATCGAGCACCACGTCAGCGCCGAGACGCTCGCGGCGTTCCGCGCCTTCGCGGAGCGGCACGGGGGGGCGTGA